Below is a genomic region from Panthera tigris isolate Pti1 chromosome E1, P.tigris_Pti1_mat1.1, whole genome shotgun sequence.
CGGCATGCCCCGCAGAGGCAGCCGGCAATGGGGAGGCGCCCCAGACGCGGTGGTGGCTACGATGAAGGCTACGGACGACAGATCTGGCCCAAACTCAAGCTTCTGCAGCGACAGCTTTTGCTGGGGCATCTGGTCAGGCCCCGGGagcagggtggggcggggcaggacCTGGATCAGGGAGTCAAAGGTCTTTTTCTGATGGTGCTCGGGGATGATGTCCATCAGCAGCTGGTACTCGCTCTGGGCCAGCTTGACGAAGGCGCTGACGCAGTGAATGTAGGCGTCGGTCTCCACGTCCAGCGTGTCGTCTCTCCCTGGGGGGACAGCAGTGCCCCTGAGCGGCTGGTCTGGAGGCAGCCATTCTCCCtgcggggcgtgggggggggggggggaatgggtctccccagctcctggcctgTAGCCCAGGCCAGCAGCACATGGGAAGGAGGCAGACCGTTCTGGCAGAAAGCTGAGAGGGCTCCAGCGGGCCTGACCGGTTCAAGGGGAAAAACGGGGCTGAATCCGGCCTTTGTCCTGGCTCCACTTTCAGCTCTGCCGGACAGTGTTTATGTCCCAGAGCATCAGGTACGAGAGGTGGGATGCAGAGGCAAGAGCCCTAAATCAGCTTCCTGGCTAAGGTACACCTGACCCCAGGACTGAGGACGGTACTAGAAAGAAGGCAGCCAGGGTGGGTGAGCAGCAGTGCCCGCCCGTCTGAGAAAATGCTGGGCCGCTGAAGGCAGTTATCAGCCCAGCCAGACCTTCTGGAATGTCTCAGGCAGCGGTGGGCCATGGGCTATGAGACTAGCCGGCATGGGGTCAACCTTTGAGAAAAGGCGATGTGAGTCCCAGAAAGGGAGGGCTCCCTGCCGGTCAGCTGCCCCAGGAGGAGACCCGGCCCCGCTATTGGAGGCTGGGACAGGGGCACCTGCAGGCAGCCTGGTCCTATCAGCAAACGAACGGGCTCCGAGTCAGAGCTTTGGAGCTGTTGCTGGAGTCAGATGTCAGGGCTCCCTGCCCTGCGGGGAGCCACCTTCCAAGTAGCAGCAACTTCTCCCCTTGGCCCAGGCCCTGAGAGCCAGGCATGCACTCCCATCTGGAGAGAGGCAAGGAGACCTAGTGCCCAAAAGAcagacttgagagagagagagagaggcagataggcCTGGCTCAtcctcagagcagagccctcctCGGCTGCCCTCGGGCTGGGCTGCAGTACTCACCAGCCAGCGGCCCGTGCTTGTCGTTCAGGGCCTCCGACAGGTGCTTAACTCGGAAATCATGCTCGTGACCTAGCGAGATGTCGGCCGCACAGACGCGAGCAGCGTTTATCCGGGGGCCGGGTGGGCTGCCCCTCGGGGCCAGGGAAGAAGCCCTCCATCTCCCGGGTGGGGTGTGAGATGGGGCGCAGGGGAAGGGGCGCCGGAGTGGGCTCtgagcccctcctctgcctgggaCCACGTTGGGAACAGCCGTTTCAAGCCTGACTTGCAGTGCCCCAGACAGTCCTTGAGAGCTGCTTCTCCAAGCCCTGAGGCCAGAGAAAGCCTACGGGACCACCAAGCTCTGAAGAGCTTCTGACAGCTGCAGAGGGTCTGATGCTTGGCCCCAGGGGGTTTATCGACCTCACCCTATCAGGGAGAGAGACTCAGCTAGAGAAATGTCACTGCTGCGTGAATGGGCCAGCCTTCTTTTGTTTCCCAGGGTTATTCTTTCAAAGGAGGGTCAGGTCCACCAGGGCAGGGCTGTCTTCCCTCTGACAGGAGACAAGGAGGGACATGACCTACAGGCGGCCCATCCCCCTTGTGGCTCTCACTCCACTTTCTaaagctggggaaggagggggtggccCGGAGGCCTAGGCCAGCTTGGTCCTGCCACTGCTGGTCTGAGCGTGAAAGGGCTGCCCATGACAAAGAACTTGCTCTGAGTTCAAATAGGAGacaaggacagagacagggaggggagggagtagGAAGCCTCAGGGAGGGCAGAGCTGCCGGCAGCCAGACAGGACCAGGCCGAGGCCGTGAAAGCTGCCCCTGTGCCAGTTGGAACGAGTGGCACCAGGGACTTGCTGTTCCCgccccctgcttccctctccagGACTCTCCCGCGGCCCTCCTGGGGGCTtggaggctctgccctgccacGAGAGTGGACAcatggtggaggaggagggaacaggAGAGGAACACAGAGTGATTACCTTCCAGAGGAATGAGGTTAGAGCCCCCCTTTTTCCCATCTAGACCATGCTGGGAATACTGTTTCAGAAGGTTCTGAGCCTTACGGATCGTCCCTGTCACCAGAGCCACACAGAGAGGAGATAAGAGGACCTAGGAAACGAGTGAGAGAAAACAGCAGcggccctccacctgccccccgcCCTGAGCCCCACACCCGACCCCCCGACAGTGAGCATGCCCACACGCCATCTCTCCAGCAGGCCCCTTCCCAGGACCACCGGAGACGCTGCAGATGGGCAGGAAGGAACAGACACGGGTCGCTCTCCACACGGGGCTCCTGATTCTGCTACTGACCCTCATCGTTCTGGATCGAGTGCTTTTTAGAAAGTGCAGCGGGTGAAGGAGAGGAGATGGGCAAAGATCCATCAGgggaagccaaaaataaaaaacactattgAGTGGCATTTAAGTCAGAATAAACCAGGGCTCAGGACGGAGGAGTTGGTGACAAGGCTCTCACACCCAGAGGGCACAGCCAGGTTGGCAAAGCCTGGAGACCCCTGGAGGCCAGCAGGCCCAAGGCCCGGCCTGAAACCCCAGGCAGAGTCCCCGGCCCCAGGCATGCTCAGTGTTGGGATGTGGCTAAACAGAGGTCAACAGAAAACAGAACCCGGGAGTTGGTGAGACAGCACTGAGCTTCCTGGGACAGCAATGCCCAAGACGGAAGGCTTGGAGACCCTGAGGCAGCCTGGCCCCGTGCACCAAAGCCACCTGAACCCCcaaagcaatgggaaaaaaactcAGAAGctaggaagggggggggggcggttaacAGAAGCCAcggcacagagccagagggagggCAGTAGAAAGGGTGCATGCTCTCggcatgggggaaaaaaacaacagttaGTATCACAAGTGAAAACAACAACGAAAACAAAACTGCAGTGCCTACAGCCTCCAGGGTCAGCCACCTCTGCGGGAATGAGACATCTCAGGGCAGAAAATGCGGGCAAatgaaatagcttttaaaatggaCGAGGACAGCTGCCTCGATAATGAAATGCACTGGGAGGGGGGACGAGGTCCTCGTAGGTAACTCTGGTCCATGTTCCCTGGAGACtcctgtgtccccccaccccctcccatgtCTCTGAACAGAGTGAGGCGGCTTGGGTcctggcagccccctccccaaaaaaGCTGGGGGAAAAGGAGCCAGGTCTGGAGTggctcatttctttctgtttgtacCACATCACAATTAGCTAACTAATGACCAGGTTCAGGGCCTCAGCTCAGCATCTGTCTCCCTGTGCTCTCCCCATTCGGCAAGCGGTCCTGCTAATGAGCGAATCAGATTCCTGCCCCACAACAGACCAGGAACAGATGGGCTTGCAGACAGGCCTCGAGGAGCCTAGATAGCATGCTGCCATGGGTGTGGACGGGGGACGCTGATCGGGCAGCCGCCAAACCCATCAGGCACCCAATTACCACAGAGACGCTGAGGCTGGTATTAAATTACCGACCAACTGaggcctccctgctcctctcctctgagCCAGGAACTGACGTCCCAGAGGCCCGATTCCCTAGTTTCCAACATGGGTCCTAACCTACTGGCGGCTGACAAGTCTGGAAACCCCACAGCAACTGCAGGGATCCTCACAGCCAGAGTTTGCTTCTGGGGCCCAGAAGCCAAGGACAGATTAGGCCCACTGTGAGCCCCGGCACGGCCAGCCAGCACTCTTGGGCCACTGCAGACCGGGTCCCGGGGCCCCCCCGACGTGGGCCTGTCAGAgaagagacaggggaagagagcACAGACTGGCCGAGGCAGGCAGCCTCAGAGCCTCGAGGCCCCTGCCCAACCCACAAAGGCACGGGGATAGATTGAATGTGTGCAGGCAGCTGCAGCCCAGCGGGCTGGCTTAGCACAGTCACTGTTTGGAGCCGGTTTTCTAGGTGACCGCCGGGACAGTCACCCTGGAGGGGAGAAGGCGGCGCACTTCCTGCCGGGGCCACCAGGCCCAGCTTCCCCAGCCCTCTGCTCACTTGGGCCCTGAGGGGCATGGGCAGGTCGGGAAGGAACGCCCTACAAACAGCCTGCTGTCACGAGGGGGGGGGGTCCCCCAAGTCCCCCAGGCCACACAGGGCACGTGCCTGCCGCCGCAGCTCGGCAGTGTGGGCTAAGGTGGAAGAGGCCCCTGGTTTCACGAGCTTTCTCTCCCTGGTGCTGGTCACGGCAGCCCCTCGCCCTGCGATATCCTAGCCTCTCTTTCAGCCGAGGGCTGCAGCTCTCGGCCGCCTGACACAGCCAGGCTTGCCAAGCTGCGGCTGGCACATGGGGACGTTTCACCTGGAGCACGGAGCCTCGGTGGACGGGGCTCGCTAGGTGGGCAGACACTTGCTCTCTGCCCTGGGTACCTACGGTCAGGGGTCACCGTGAAGACAGGCTCTGGAGGACCAACACTGCTAACCCCAGGGCGGCCGAAAGCAAGGCAGGTCCCACGCAGCCTTCTGGCTGGGGCGGGGGCTCACCTGGCCTCTTGGTGGGCTTCTTGGTGGGCGTGTCTTTCCTCTTGTTGGGGATAGCAGGGGAGTAGGGCACCCCAGAGGAACAACTGCTCTTCCGGAAGTGTTCCTTCAGGCCCTTGAGGGAGCGGTCTAGCTGGCTGGAGCGAATCTGGTAGTAGACATTCATGAAATCTGGGGAGAGACGGGGTGACAGCGCTGTGGCaggtccctgcctctgccctgccatgggaccctctctccccactccatgCAACGTGCAGGGCAGCAACAGAGCTCACTGTTTCTGCCCGCTAACCCGTTTGTAGCACCTGCTGTGGCTCCCAGCCACCCACATAGCCTGATCCCAAATcagcctgtctttttttttttttttaacgtttatttattcttgaaggagagaaagacagagtgtgagtgggggaggggcagagagattgggagacacagaatcccaagcaggctccaggctccgagctgtcagcacagagcccgacgcggggctcaaactcacgaaccacgagatcaagacctgagccgaagtcggacgcccagccgactgagccacccagacaccccatcaggcggtctttaaaaaaggaaaatatccccCAGAAAAACCGATGATTACGTTTCAAAGCTAcgttttttttagataaaaaaatagaaaactaacatCCAGATTCACCTTGGTAAGGGGACAAAGGACGTGAGCAATTGACAGGAGGCAAAGAGACGACGGAATGTCTTGGTGAACGAAAAACACGCTCTATCTTTAGCTGTTAATGAggtgcaaattaaaaaaaaaaaaaaaaaaaggactgtgaCAGCCCTAGATGAGATAAATGAAGTTAATGAAGACGAAAGAGCCATGGGACCGTCGTGGGACTGTCCACTGGCCCCACTGACCTGGAGAGGAGCTCACAATGGCAGAAGGCTACAGATCTGTTTGGGCACTTCTATCCAATAATTGCGTCTCTGAGAAAACGCCCGAGAACTTCCCACGTGAGAAAAGCAATCCACACAAGTATGctcactgcagcactatttatCGATACCAGAAAACGGGAACATCCAAAAACTCGAGTGAACAGGGAAACACGCCATGGTACATTTCAGCAGGTCCCGACAAATGGGTCACGAGGCCCGAtgtaaaaaatgggccaaagcaCAGAGGCTCTGGCTGAAGGGTGCTGAGGGGTCTGGAGGCTATGCACtggcctccctcttctccccggAGAGCCCCTAAAAGTGCCCCGCCGACCCCGAGGCCCCCCAAAGTGCAGCTTATGAGCCATGATGGGTTCACAAGGTAACCACCTGTAGCCCTGAGACCTGTCACCACGCAGTCCGTGAAGGAAGGAGAGGGTAACAGTACTGCACACTGACAGCGTGTGTGTATATGCTAACAAATAGAAGGAGGGCTTGGGGGGGgctaaaaaaccttaaaattgaATATTCgttggagtttttgttttctaaaatttttgcttgactcaagattttttttttttttttttttttaattctagggcCGGCTAAAGAAATGATGTTACCACCATACCGCAGAACATATGCAACTGTTAAAAGGACAAAGGCTTTCTGCACTACTTGAAGTCTTTGggtgacttggggcgcctgggtggcttagtcagttaaacgtccgacttcggctcaggtcgtgatcttgcagtttgtgggttcgagcctcgcattgggctctgcaccgaccgCGTGGTGGAGCCTGCCTcagctcctgtctccctctctctcaaaaataaataaacatcggggcgcctgggtggcgcaatcggttgagtgtccgacccttggtttcggctccggtcatgatctcgcggttcatgagctcaagtcccgTGCGCCGACAGTGCAgaccccgcttgggattctctccctctctctctgcccctacaccacttgctctctctctctctgaataaataagtaaactttaaaaaaataaataaacaaacatcgaAGTCTTCATAACTaatcaaaaaagtaaagaaataggaGATCAAGGTATATAAAGAAAAGCCTGAATTTGGCTACATTCACAACTTGACACGTAAACTGTAGATTATTGCTCATGTGTGATTTCCTACTAAcctcctttttattaaaaaaaaacaacaaaatccagatggattaaagaaataaacggggaaaaaaaaatcccactccGTCTGGCCTTGTCACCGGGGCCCTCTCACCTTGGTTGCGGCCGTATTCCACCAGCCAGCGGGAGATGCGGATCACATCGTGGAGCACTCCCTCGGGCAGGTGCTCCAGGGGCACCTCCTCCTGGACCTCCAGCTCGTCCTCACCGCTGATCAGATCCAGGATGAGCACAGGGGAGACAACCTTACTGTGCCTGGTCATCAGGCTGCGGAACTCGGACTCCAGAGACTCCTTCCCCCGCTCAAACAGCAGTTTCTAGGGGGgacaagggaaggaaggaagggagagggtttGAGGCCGCTTCGGCATTCAGctggcccctcctctgccttcacTTCCTTTAACCCCGAGAAGAAAGAACCATGAAGCCCCCCTTGCTTATGTCTTTGCCTCGTGTTCTCTCAAAGTGTAATTTCACGGGTGAAACTCAAAGTTTTATAAGATGCAGGTGCTTCACAAATATTGGCTGACTGTTTTCTCACTGAGCCATTAATGTGTCCTCCTGTCAGAAAATagtttgcaggggtgcctgggtggctcagccggttaagcatccaactctgaatcttggctcaggtcatgatctcacgggttcatgagttcgagccctgcatcgggctacgcactgtcagtgcagagcctgtttgggactctctctcctccctctctctttggccctccccggCTTGCGTTCTctcagaataatttaaaaaaaaaaaaaaagaagaagaagaaaatggtttgcaaaagaaaaaaatagatcaattgAACAATgtcaaacaaaaaacttctgggctgcaaaggacaccatcaaaaaagtggaaaaacaggggtgcctgggtggctcagtcggttgggcatccgacttccgctcaggtcacgatctcgcggtccgtgagttcgagccccgcatcgggctctgagctgacagctcagagcctggagcctgtttcggattctgtgtctccctctctctctgcccctcccctgctcatgctctgtctctctctgtttcaaaaataaataaatgttaaaaaaaattaaaaaaaaaagtggaaaaacaacCCACAGGATGAGAGAAAACatctgcaaattatatatctgataaggaacagATATCCAGAACatccaagagaagagaaaacatgtgTCCACACAAAGAGTGTACATGAGGGTTCACAGCAATGctactcataatagccaaaaaatggagaGTCCATCAAGTGGCGAACGGACAACCACAATGTGGGCCATCCACACAATTCGGTATTATTCAGCCATACCCAGGACTGAACACTGACATACAACACTATGtgcatgaaccttgaaaacattatgctaagtgaaaggcagacacaaaaggtcacatattataCGACCCTATTCACATCAGAAGcctggaagagacagaaagagagcacagacCAGTGACTCGCAGAAGCTGGGTGAACGggaagaggggtggaggggcatgGCCGCCAGTGGGTTCGGGGTTCCTGTTCGGGTGATCAAAGTGTTCTCAAATCGGTCCCAGGGACGTCGTGCAACTCTGTGATTATACTAGAACCAGTGAACTGCATACTTTAAGTGCGCAAACGTTATGGTATGTgaactgtatctcaataaagatgtttCAAAAACgagagaggaggggcacctgggtggctcagtcgggtgggcatctgactttggctcaggtcataatctcgcggttcgtgggttcgagcccttcattgggctctgtactgacagctcagagcctggagcctgcttcggattctgtgtctccctctctctctgcccttcccctgctcatgctctgtctctctctcaaaaataagaaacattaaaaaaaaatttaatggcaaattttatattatgtattttttttttttaccatagcagaaaaaacacaaatgcatgTATAAAGATCAAATGTtaaatttatggggcacctgggtggctctgttggttgaacacccgactcttgattttggctcaggtcatgatcccaaggtcatggcatcgagccctgcattgggctccttgctgagcacggagcctgcttaagattctctctccccctctcttccccctctccccaacttgcgtttgtgcactctctctctctactaaaaaaataattataagaataaaaaatatttatatttgatatgtAATTTATAGTTCAGTCAAATTATAAAAACGTACTAAAAATGTGTTATCTATAATTCCTAAGGCATAAATCTTAATGCCTACAGTATGCATATTGTATTACCTACTAGTGTTTCTTCCATATGTTCTCTTTTAAGCTGGTCCAGTGTCCCTCATGAGACCAGGACAGGGGCTGGTGTCCCCAAACCTCCCACCTTAGCCCGCGGGCCCCTCACCACTTTGTTGAGCTCTGGGCTGTCTGGGCTATTGTCCTGGAAATACTCCACCGCCTTCTGAATCTTGGCCATGCTCCCCAGATACTCTTCCAGCCTGCCTGTGGGGCTGTGAAGGAGAAGAGGTGCATTAGCTTGGGCAGTGGAAGATGAAAAGGAACGACCATGTGAATGGTATTCGGAAGAGAAGAGAATTAGCACAGAGAATTCTAGGCTCAAATATTCAAGCCCTCCTTTCTAAAGCCTAGGGTCACTGGCCCAAGAGGTGTTAGCCATGTGACCCTCTGGCCCTAGCTCACCCCTCCCTGATGATTTTCTCAGTGTCACTGGCCACATGGTAGTAGCTGATGACGTGGTCCAGGCAGGATAGAGTCTTCTCAACATTCTCCTGCAGCCGCTGCAGGTTCTCTGTCTGCTTGTGCACAGGGATGATGGAATTCTCCAGCTTCATAAGGCGGCTCTCAAAGGAGGACAGGATAGACACCTGCGGAGGGCAGCCCAGTCTCAGGACTCAGGGTTGTCCCCGGACTGCTTCTACCCACCCACGGGGTCTTTGGCATTTGCTGCCTTTTCTCTGGCTTTCTAGATAATAAAGTCCacgagggaagggagagggcgTACTTGTTCACCACTGTACCCCCAGCACCCCCCAtgtgcagagcacagaggaggcgGTCCAGATAAACTGGATGAAGTTTGATTTGAGGGCAGGCCAAGCATCAAATGAACTCCTTCTAAGGTAATCACCCCAGGATGGCTTCCCTTCCACCCTCTGAAGCCAAATCTCAATTTCACCTTCTCTCTGAAGCTTTCCTAGATTGAACGGGAAGTGGTTTCATACAGAGTAGCCTCCAATGCATTGCTCGTACCTTCCAAACCCTCTCTCTCTAAGGGTGAATCTCATTAAATAAGGACTAGAACTTTATGACTGTGTTACTTAACACATACCCAAGTTTGTATCTACTCAATTTGAGCTTTCCCAGTCTCTTctagaaataaggaaggaaactcgtatttgttgaacacctattGTAGACCAGGTACTCTGCAAGATGCATTCCCATTGGCTCCTGTGACCTTCACAGCCACTTTGGGAGGCTGGCACCGGCTCTTAGTAGACGAGTTAACTAAAGGTCAGAATTACCTGTCAGGAGCCACACACACATAAGACGATCGGTCTGATTTCAAATCTCCATCTACCCCTAAAGCCCTCTGAGGTGAAGGCTGAGTTTACTCTGCCTCAGGATCTCAGGCTAACCTGGTCCTCTGATCATCACTTGAATTGAGGATGACACAGGACCAGTACCCAGCCCACGTAAATCAGTCTCGCTAAATGActgaggaaggggggaaggaagaatggagaacTTGGACAGAAAGCCGAAATCTGCGCCAGCAGGGGCTACGGCATCCCCAGTGAAGGGGCGGAAAAGGGGAAGACAGCTAGATAAGACACCCACACTGTTGCTACAGAAACCCTCACATTACCACCATCACCGCCCAGGCTCCAACCCCTGGCCTTCTGTACCGTTACCGCCAGGAAAAGGGCTCTCCCCCAGGGTCTGGAGACCTGTCTGGCCCTCCCACCCGAGGGGTTACTCACCATGTTCTTGGTGAGCTGGTCGCTCTTCTCCAGGCTGTCTCTGATGAAGGACAGCGTCTCTTCCTCCTGGGGGAAGCGGGGGGAGGACATCTCAAGAAGCCGGAGGCTAAAGCAGACCATCGCGTCCAACCTCACGGCCTCGCCCCCAACCCCTTCTCCTCGCAGGGTGTGCTCCCTCCTAGCCCTGTCTCCTCCCTGAGTAGAAGCTCTGGCCCGGATCTCGGCCCCTTCCCTCACCTgcttcccagccccagcctcaccTGCTTCAGCTTGTCCTCGATCTCCCGCCGCCGGGCGGACGCCTCCTGCGGGGGGATCATCGCCTCGGCCCAGCAGCTCCCACTCCCTTGTGCCTGGCCTCTGCGAGCCTTCTCGGCTCCCGTCTGTGCCACACCCACTTCCGCCTTTGGTCCCTCCCCGGGGCGCGCTGGTGGTGCCATGTTGGGAGTGGCAGTCGGAACTGAGCTTGCGCGGAACTAAGTAATGGGCCGGGGCAGGTGGCCATCTTGGGTGTGGCAAGGGCAGGTTGCCTGCCTTGTCCGAAAAGGTTCACGAGTGGCGTTGTATTGCGCGGCCGGCAGGACGGTGACAGCTCGTTTGCCGTCTTCGTATGAATGCTGACCCTTTGGACAAAGGCCGCTGGGGAAGACCACAAATTTGTTTCCCTAGATCGCATTTTGTGTCCAGGCACCGATATCGCGTTCCCCGCAGACCGCAGCACGAAGCGTGTCACACCGTAGGCCCCAATGTGTGGCCATTTAATGAACTAGGGGCTTGCGTAGTGGCTTCTATCTTCGTTCCTACAGTATGCAAACTTTATGGAGCGGGCCGTGTGTGCAAGCCCCGGACTGGGAGCTGGGGACAGAGTGATCGCTCATGACCCGGGTGTCAGCCATAACCATAATCCTGGCTTGTGTGGGGCCGGCCAAATTCCCGGGGCTGGCGGAGTCCTCGGAGCATCCATCCGGGGGCTTGGAGCTTGCGGTCCAAGCCGCACCCTACAGCAGCAGTTTTGGAGAGAGCTCTGGTTTTATttgttggggcggggggagggggttagggaggAACCAGGCTGCGGGTAGAGAAGGGTCTTCTGCTGGGAGCTTACCTAGATCGGGAAAAGGTACAAGGGGTAAGGCTGAAAGATCCGAAACCTGCCTGAGGGATTGAGGCCCAGCATGTTAACTATTATCAGTTAGGGAAAGATGGGCGCCTGTCTGCAGGGATTCAGACCCACAgggagcatttttcacagaggctTTGGGGCAATGAGATAAGGCTTGGAAGGCTGGCAGGGCCCCTTCTCCAGAGTTCCAAAACATCCTAGCTCCTCTGCCCAGAACTTCTACTAACCACAGCTGCAGGGGCCCTGCGTTCAAGGTCCCTGCAGAGCGCTGGATGTTCTGTATTCACAAGACTCAGCTCCTGCAAAACCTAATGTcactccttccttcatcccttccctgcccaccctcccctaaTCCTTGGGGAGGTAAATGGCTGTGTGGTTTTCCTGCGTTCCTCTACGGACTCAGCATCCAGGCAGAAGGGGACAGACAACAAGGCATGTACTGGTGGGTGAGAATATTTCAGGATACCAAGCCATAGCATCCCCAAGGTCACCCCAGGACCCACCACATCAAAGAGGAGGGAGGACAAGATGGGACCAAGAGCCCAGAGAGGGATTGGGCAGCACTTCCACTGGGGCAGGAGGACAGTTACAAAAGTGGCATTGAAGGAAATCTCCATGAAGCACAGCCCCCTTGCAGATGgggcagataagaaaacagattcATTGTGGAAGGGCACCTGGGATGATTCACTGAGGTAGTCGTCATGCAATCCTAAGAACTAAGTAACAGGGAAAGTTTAAACAGTGAGGTGCCACGGTACAGAATGAAGGCCAGGAGGGCTACCGTGGAAAAGGCTTTGAGCTCAGCGGAGCAGCCCAGAGGGCCTCCTTCAGCACCTACCTCTCTGAACAGTTCCTAGCCCACAGGAGATGCTCCAGAAAAGTATCGATAACCTCATGCTCTATAAGTCTTAAGATCCCTATGGTTGTGAACAAATACCTTGAACTTTGTACAGTACCATTGCATTTTTGCAAATAAGTTACAGGTGTatatgcttttttatattttctcaaatctCCCTAAAGTGTACTTTGGTAGCCAGCTATCCTGTACTGAGAGCCCTCTGTTTGCCCATCTCTGTGACAAATACCATGCTGACTCcttatctcatctaatcctcacaataaaCTTACAAGTCAGGCACAGCTGTTGTCTCCCTTCTGCAGATGAGAGAGGTCAGGTGCACTAAGTCAACACAGCTGGCTGGGAGCGGGGGCAGCTGAGGCGGCTCCCTGCCTCTGCaccgctgggtggctcaggagtgTTGTTTGTTGCCATGCAAAACCGCCAATCTGATTTTCGAGAAAATCCATTGTAAAAAGGAGGTTATGTTTATGACAACCATATCTAGTAAAAGTAGACAGAATGAAAGACGAGTTTAAATCATTCTCAGCCCAATGTCAGGGGTGTG
It encodes:
- the EXOC7 gene encoding exocyst complex component 7 isoform X3, with translation MIPPQEASARRREIEDKLKQEEETLSFIRDSLEKSDQLTKNMVSILSSFESRLMKLENSIIPVHKQTENLQRLQENVEKTLSCLDHVISYYHVASDTEKIIREGPTGRLEEYLGSMAKIQKAVEYFQDNSPDSPELNKVKLLFERGKESLESEFRSLMTRHSKVVSPVLILDLISGEDELEVQEEVPLEHLPEGVLHDVIRISRWLVEYGRNQDFMNVYYQIRSSQLDRSLKGLKEHFRKSSCSSGVPYSPAIPNKRKDTPTKKPTKRPGTIRKAQNLLKQYSQHGLDGKKGGSNLIPLEGRDDTLDVETDAYIHCVSAFVKLAQSEYQLLMDIIPEHHQKKTFDSLIQDALDGLMLEGENIVSAARKAIIRHDFSAVLTVFPILRHLKQTKPEFDQVLQGTAASTKNKLAGLITSMETVGAKALEDFADNIKNDPDKEYNMPKDGTVHELTSNAILFLQQLLDFQETAGAMLASQVLGDTYNIPLDPRETSSSATSYSSEFSKRLLSTYICKVLGNLQLNLLSKSKVYEDPALSAIFLHNNYNYILKALEKSELIQLVAVTQKTAERSYREHIEQQIQTYQRSWLKVTDYIAEKNLPVFQPGVKLRDKERQMIKERFKGFNDGLEELCKIQKAWAIPDTEQRDKIRQAQKNIVRETYGAFLHRYGSVPFTKNPEKYIKYRVEQVGDMIERLFDTSA